One region of Niallia sp. Man26 genomic DNA includes:
- a CDS encoding alpha-galactosidase has protein sequence MAIHVNLETKEFHLCNDKISYIFRVLEKSNQLEHLYYGKRIRHRASFRHLIEREIRPSCNLFEHDHTSSFEHIKQEYPSFGTTDYRQPAHMITDNIGSKVTNFCYESYKLIKGKPALENLPAVYTEAEAEADTLEITLYDSVLQASLILSYTIFRDRNVICRSARFHNTSGSPFFLDSAMSASVDLPDDQFEMIDLAGAWAREAHMEIRPLSPGIQSVYSSRGASSHAHNPFAAFKRFDTTEHTGDVYGFSLCYSGNFLAQAEVDTYGVSRIMMGINPFQFSWKLNPGETFQTPECIMVYTDEGLNGMSQTFHQLYRERLARGYWRDRARPILINNWEATYFDFNEEKILSIAETAQKLGIELFVLDDGWFGNRNDDTSSLGDWFANDQKLPGGIKGLSEKINLLGMKFGLWFEPEMVCKDTKLFKEHPDWIIATPGRMSSHGRNQFILDFSRDEVVQHIFKLMDEIIENAEISYIKWDMNRYMTEAYSTNLPIDQQGEVSHRYILGVYKLYEMLLAKYPKILFESCAGGGARFDPGLLYYAPQAWASDNTDAVERLKIQYGTSFVYPLSSIGSHVSTVPNHQVGRMTPLDTRANVAYFGTFGYELDITKLNDEEKEKVKQQTAFMKEHRDFIQKGNFHRILSPFDSNEVSWMVVANDKKKAIVGYYKILAKPNERYHRLKLTGLDPDKLYSIEGRNTQHYGDELMNVGILLSEDYTDRAQDYWQREKPSDFASCLFILTEA, from the coding sequence ATGGCAATCCATGTAAATCTAGAAACGAAGGAATTTCATTTGTGTAACGACAAAATCAGCTATATTTTCAGAGTGCTAGAGAAATCCAACCAGCTTGAGCATTTGTATTATGGAAAAAGAATTCGTCACCGTGCGTCTTTTAGGCATTTAATTGAAAGGGAGATACGGCCATCCTGCAATTTATTTGAACATGATCATACTTCCTCCTTCGAGCATATTAAGCAGGAATATCCGAGCTTTGGGACAACTGACTACAGGCAGCCAGCCCATATGATCACAGATAACATCGGCAGCAAGGTAACAAACTTTTGTTATGAAAGCTATAAGCTTATCAAAGGTAAACCAGCACTTGAAAACCTCCCTGCTGTGTATACAGAGGCAGAAGCCGAAGCAGACACATTAGAAATAACTCTTTACGACAGCGTGCTTCAGGCAAGTCTCATCCTCAGCTATACGATATTTCGTGATCGCAATGTTATTTGCAGAAGTGCGAGGTTCCATAATACATCTGGCAGTCCCTTCTTTCTCGATTCAGCGATGAGTGCATCTGTCGATTTGCCTGATGACCAATTCGAGATGATTGATCTTGCAGGTGCATGGGCAAGAGAGGCACATATGGAAATCCGTCCTTTATCCCCCGGGATTCAATCGGTGTACAGCTCAAGAGGTGCAAGCAGTCATGCCCATAATCCCTTTGCCGCATTTAAGCGCTTCGACACGACAGAGCATACAGGGGATGTTTATGGTTTCAGCCTTTGTTACAGCGGTAATTTCCTTGCACAAGCAGAGGTTGATACATATGGAGTTTCCCGTATTATGATGGGCATTAATCCGTTCCAATTCAGCTGGAAGCTTAATCCTGGCGAAACATTCCAGACACCAGAATGTATTATGGTATATACAGATGAAGGCTTAAATGGAATGAGCCAAACATTTCATCAGTTATATCGCGAGCGTCTGGCGAGAGGTTATTGGCGGGATCGTGCCAGACCTATTCTTATTAACAATTGGGAAGCTACTTATTTTGATTTCAATGAAGAAAAGATTCTTTCTATAGCTGAAACAGCCCAAAAGTTGGGTATTGAGCTGTTTGTCCTTGATGATGGCTGGTTTGGCAACAGGAATGACGATACCTCCTCTCTTGGTGACTGGTTTGCAAATGATCAGAAGCTTCCCGGCGGTATTAAAGGATTGTCTGAGAAAATTAACCTACTGGGAATGAAATTCGGTTTATGGTTCGAACCAGAAATGGTATGTAAAGATACTAAGCTGTTTAAAGAACATCCTGACTGGATTATTGCAACACCTGGCCGCATGTCTTCACATGGGCGCAACCAATTTATTCTAGATTTCAGCAGAGATGAAGTGGTGCAGCATATTTTCAAACTCATGGATGAGATAATTGAAAATGCTGAAATTAGCTATATCAAATGGGATATGAACAGATACATGACAGAAGCCTACTCAACTAACCTGCCAATTGATCAGCAAGGAGAAGTGAGCCATCGCTACATCCTTGGTGTATACAAACTGTACGAGATGCTTCTGGCGAAATACCCAAAAATCCTGTTTGAATCTTGTGCCGGCGGAGGCGCCCGATTTGATCCCGGTTTGCTTTATTATGCACCGCAAGCTTGGGCGAGCGATAATACAGACGCTGTCGAGCGTTTAAAAATTCAGTATGGCACAAGCTTCGTCTATCCGCTCTCTTCCATTGGCAGCCATGTGTCTACTGTTCCAAACCACCAAGTTGGACGGATGACACCATTGGACACACGGGCGAATGTCGCTTACTTTGGCACATTTGGTTACGAATTGGACATAACCAAGCTTAACGATGAAGAGAAAGAAAAAGTCAAACAGCAGACTGCTTTCATGAAAGAACACAGAGACTTTATCCAAAAGGGAAATTTCCACCGTATATTATCACCGTTTGATTCCAACGAGGTATCTTGGATGGTTGTCGCAAACGATAAGAAAAAAGCAATTGTCGGCTATTATAAAATCCTCGCTAAGCCAAACGAACGTTATCACAGGCTTAAGCTGACAGGACTTGATCCTGACAAACTATATTCCATTGAAGGCAGAAACACACAGCATTATGGGGATGAGCTCATGAATGTCGGCATTCTGCTTTCCGAGGATTATACTGACCGTGCACAAGACTACTGGCAGCGGGAGAAGCCTAGCGACTTTGCTTCCTGCTTGTTTATCTTGACTGAAGCTTAA
- a CDS encoding ROK family protein, which produces MTNYMVFDVGGSMIKFAVMKDDGEFIEKGELPVSDSDFSLFQETIIETVLENKVKHQVAGIAFSCPGGVESDTGIIGGSSALPCIHGPNFKTIFSEATGLPVELENDANCAALGEVWKGAAKENENVLFTIIGTGIGGAIIKNRRIHKGANLHGGEIGYMVLQVVKEDGKTAFQTWSQLAATGALVKNVAKRKGMKPSELNGKLIFEKAAEGDEICLEEIDEFYLRLAQGIYNIQYVYDPEKIILGGAISNRDDLIEQIYKKIDLLLESVQAAKIRPIIESCQFKNDANLLGALYHYLQCQAPESVEA; this is translated from the coding sequence ATGACGAATTATATGGTTTTCGACGTTGGAGGCAGTATGATTAAATTCGCTGTTATGAAGGACGATGGCGAATTTATCGAAAAAGGCGAACTGCCAGTTTCCGACTCAGATTTCAGCCTGTTCCAGGAAACAATCATTGAGACAGTGCTGGAGAACAAGGTAAAGCATCAAGTTGCAGGGATTGCCTTCAGCTGTCCAGGTGGAGTCGAAAGCGATACAGGCATTATCGGCGGTTCCAGCGCACTTCCCTGTATTCACGGACCTAATTTTAAAACCATTTTCAGTGAGGCGACAGGACTTCCTGTTGAGCTGGAAAATGATGCGAATTGCGCTGCATTAGGAGAAGTCTGGAAGGGTGCGGCAAAGGAAAACGAAAATGTGCTGTTTACAATCATTGGCACAGGGATAGGCGGAGCGATTATTAAAAACCGCCGCATTCATAAAGGCGCCAATCTCCATGGCGGAGAAATAGGCTATATGGTGCTGCAAGTAGTAAAGGAAGACGGAAAAACAGCCTTCCAAACATGGAGCCAGCTAGCTGCCACAGGCGCTTTAGTTAAAAATGTCGCCAAACGCAAAGGCATGAAGCCAAGTGAACTGAATGGAAAATTAATCTTCGAGAAAGCTGCAGAAGGGGATGAGATTTGCCTAGAAGAAATTGATGAATTTTATCTCCGCTTGGCGCAAGGTATTTATAATATCCAGTATGTGTACGATCCAGAAAAGATTATCCTCGGCGGAGCCATCAGCAATAGAGATGATTTGATTGAGCAAATCTACAAAAAAATCGATCTTCTGCTCGAATCTGTGCAGGCTGCAAAAATTAGACCAATCATTGAGTCCTGCCAATTTAAAAATGATGCTAACCTGCTTGGAGCACTATATCACTATTTGCAATGCCAAGCACCTGAATCGGTGGAAGCATAA
- a CDS encoding LacI family DNA-binding transcriptional regulator gives MRSNVTMRDIANKLGVSSVTVSKALNDKDGVSEELKEKIKQLADEMGYRFNTHAKSIKDGLSYNLGIVIPERFTGKTQSFYLQFYQMLTRILDGYHYSGILYILGQEDEDQLVLPRIYSEKKVDGFIILGQIGNDYVKEIQKIDSPVIFLDFYTDQNEIDSVLTDNFFGGFELTNYLVENGHKKIAYVGNIYATSSIQDRFLGYYKSLLEHRIELRQDYIINDRDERGRYIDISFPDDMPTAFVCNNDEIAYNLINNLQKNGYQVPDDCSVVGFDNSIYAALTEPLLTTVEVNIKEMSKAAVKIIMEKLHNPNEKYGRTLINGKIIHRNSVKSLK, from the coding sequence GTGAGAAGCAATGTTACGATGCGTGACATCGCCAATAAATTAGGTGTCAGCAGTGTGACTGTCTCCAAAGCGCTAAATGATAAAGATGGGGTCAGTGAAGAATTAAAAGAGAAAATAAAGCAATTGGCAGATGAGATGGGCTACCGTTTTAATACACATGCAAAGTCAATCAAGGATGGGCTGTCTTACAATTTAGGTATTGTCATTCCAGAGCGCTTCACAGGGAAGACACAATCATTCTATCTGCAATTTTATCAAATGTTGACAAGAATCCTTGATGGCTATCATTACTCTGGCATCCTTTATATTTTGGGTCAGGAGGATGAGGACCAGCTAGTATTGCCGCGAATCTACAGTGAGAAAAAGGTCGACGGCTTCATTATTCTTGGGCAGATCGGCAACGATTATGTGAAAGAGATACAGAAGATTGACAGTCCTGTAATCTTTTTAGACTTTTACACAGATCAAAACGAAATTGATTCTGTGCTGACAGACAATTTCTTCGGCGGTTTTGAATTAACGAATTACCTTGTGGAAAACGGCCACAAAAAAATTGCCTATGTCGGCAACATATATGCGACTAGCAGCATACAAGACAGATTTCTAGGCTACTACAAGTCGCTGTTAGAGCATCGAATTGAATTGAGGCAGGATTATATTATTAATGATCGTGATGAGCGAGGCAGATATATTGATATAAGCTTTCCTGATGACATGCCGACAGCGTTTGTATGCAATAATGATGAGATTGCCTATAATCTGATTAACAACCTGCAAAAAAACGGCTATCAAGTACCGGATGACTGCTCAGTTGTCGGCTTTGATAATTCGATTTACGCTGCTTTAACGGAGCCGCTGCTCACAACGGTTGAGGTAAATATTAAAGAAATGTCAAAGGCTGCTGTAAAAATAATAATGGAAAAGCTTCATAATCCTAATGAAAAATACGGCAGAACCTTAATTAATGGCAAGATTATTCATCGCAATTCAGTGAAAAGCCTTAAGTAA
- a CDS encoding acetylxylan esterase has translation MKFDMPLDALNQYKGINPKPADFDAYWNLGLQELNEHSLEYELIPAAFESRVAECYHLYFTGINGAKVHCQLVRPKGQTEKGPGLLWFHGYHVNSGDWIDKIGYAAEGYTILAMDCRGQGGLSEDTLQVKGTTLKGHIIRGIDEEDTAKLYYRNVYLDTVQAARILFAMEKVDESRVGAYGASQGGALAVACSSLEPRIRKTAAVYPFLSDFKRAWELDIASSAYEEIHYYFKFIDPNHEREEAVFEKLGYIDIQHLADRIKADVLWATGMEDEICPPSTQFAAYNKIQSDKKMLIYFEYGHEYIRTLGDKVHAFFADM, from the coding sequence ATGAAATTCGATATGCCCTTGGATGCACTGAATCAATACAAAGGAATAAATCCAAAGCCAGCTGATTTTGATGCTTATTGGAACTTAGGCCTGCAAGAATTAAATGAGCACTCGTTAGAATACGAGTTAATCCCAGCTGCATTCGAAAGCAGGGTGGCAGAATGTTATCATTTATACTTTACAGGTATCAATGGTGCGAAAGTGCATTGCCAGCTTGTCCGACCAAAAGGGCAAACAGAGAAAGGTCCTGGTTTGCTTTGGTTTCATGGCTATCATGTGAACAGCGGTGACTGGATTGATAAAATCGGCTATGCTGCTGAAGGATATACGATTCTGGCGATGGATTGCCGCGGACAAGGCGGGCTTTCTGAAGATACTCTTCAAGTAAAGGGCACAACATTAAAAGGGCATATCATCAGAGGGATAGATGAAGAGGATACAGCCAAACTGTATTACCGCAATGTTTATTTAGATACGGTTCAGGCAGCTAGAATTTTGTTTGCGATGGAGAAGGTTGATGAATCAAGAGTGGGCGCTTACGGTGCCTCACAAGGCGGAGCCCTGGCGGTTGCTTGTTCAAGTCTTGAGCCTCGAATCAGGAAAACAGCTGCTGTCTACCCGTTTCTTTCCGACTTTAAAAGGGCATGGGAGCTTGATATAGCGAGTTCTGCTTATGAAGAAATTCATTATTACTTCAAATTTATTGATCCTAATCATGAGCGGGAGGAAGCGGTATTCGAAAAATTAGGGTATATAGATATCCAGCATCTTGCTGACAGAATCAAGGCGGATGTATTGTGGGCAACAGGGATGGAGGATGAGATTTGTCCGCCTTCTACGCAATTTGCAGCCTACAATAAAATTCAATCAGATAAGAAGATGCTGATCTATTTTGAGTATGGCCATGAGTATATAAGGACATTAGGAGACAAAGTACATGCCTTTTTTGCGGATATGTAG
- a CDS encoding glycoside hydrolase family 1 protein, translated as MTVNNEVKYRFPDNFWWGSAASATQTEGAANVDGKGQNIWDYWYEQQPERFFDGVGPSDTSQFYVKYKEDIKLMKEIGHNSFRMSISWSRLFPEGKGEINPKAVEFYNNVINEFIENDVEPFVGLFHFDMPMELQKIGGWANREVVDAYVAYTGTCFELFGDRVKKWFTHNEPIVPVEGGYLYDFHYPNEVDFKKAVQVGYHTILASAKAIQAYKKQGQDGKIGIVLNLTPSYPRSQNSADVKASVLADAFFNRSFLDPSVKGEFPQELVDILKEEGFMPEIEDGDLEIIRNNTVDLLGVNYYQPRRVKAKEHLPNPEAPFMPDRYFDNYVMPGRKMNPHRGWEIYEKGIYDILINLKDNYGNIECFISENGMGVEGEEKFRDPNGIIQDDYRIEFISGHLKWVHQAIEEGSNVKGYHLWTFMDNWSWTNAYKNRYGFVSVNLEKDGERTIKKSGQWFKTVAENNGF; from the coding sequence ATGACTGTAAATAATGAAGTGAAATATCGTTTTCCAGATAATTTTTGGTGGGGATCTGCTGCATCTGCAACACAAACAGAGGGAGCGGCTAATGTTGACGGAAAAGGACAAAATATATGGGATTACTGGTACGAACAACAGCCAGAACGTTTTTTTGATGGAGTTGGGCCATCAGATACATCACAATTTTATGTAAAGTATAAGGAAGATATTAAACTAATGAAGGAAATTGGCCATAACTCCTTCCGCATGTCTATTTCTTGGTCAAGGCTTTTCCCAGAGGGTAAAGGAGAAATAAACCCGAAAGCAGTTGAATTCTACAATAATGTTATTAATGAATTCATTGAAAATGACGTAGAGCCATTTGTCGGCTTGTTTCACTTCGATATGCCAATGGAACTGCAGAAAATCGGAGGTTGGGCAAACAGAGAAGTGGTTGATGCATATGTAGCTTATACTGGCACTTGCTTCGAGCTGTTTGGGGACCGTGTGAAAAAATGGTTTACTCATAATGAACCAATCGTTCCAGTAGAAGGCGGTTATTTGTATGACTTCCACTATCCAAATGAAGTAGACTTTAAGAAGGCTGTCCAAGTCGGCTATCATACAATACTTGCAAGTGCAAAAGCAATTCAAGCCTATAAAAAACAAGGACAAGATGGAAAAATTGGTATCGTTCTAAACTTAACACCATCATATCCGCGCAGCCAAAATTCGGCAGATGTAAAAGCCTCTGTGCTTGCTGATGCCTTCTTTAACAGATCGTTTCTTGATCCGTCTGTGAAAGGGGAATTCCCGCAGGAGCTTGTTGATATTCTTAAAGAGGAAGGCTTTATGCCTGAAATAGAGGATGGAGATTTGGAAATCATCCGCAACAATACAGTCGACTTGCTTGGTGTCAATTACTACCAGCCAAGACGAGTGAAAGCAAAAGAGCATCTTCCAAATCCAGAAGCTCCGTTTATGCCAGATCGCTATTTTGATAACTATGTGATGCCGGGCAGAAAAATGAATCCTCACCGCGGCTGGGAAATCTATGAAAAAGGAATATATGATATTCTTATTAATTTGAAAGATAACTACGGCAATATTGAATGCTTTATCTCAGAAAATGGGATGGGTGTTGAAGGAGAAGAAAAGTTCCGTGATCCTAATGGAATCATTCAGGATGATTACCGGATTGAATTCATTTCAGGCCATCTTAAATGGGTTCATCAAGCAATCGAGGAAGGTTCTAACGTAAAAGGATATCATCTATGGACATTCATGGATAACTGGTCTTGGACAAATGCTTACAAGAACAGATATGGCTTTGTGTCTGTTAATCTTGAAAAAGACGGAGAACGCACAATTAAAAAGAGTGGACAATGGTTTAAAACAGTCGCAGAAAATAACGGCTTCTAA
- the celB gene encoding PTS cellobiose transporter subunit IIC, with translation MFEKLSKYLVPIAGKLNNNRYLTVLRDAFMLSFPLTIFGSIFVVLTNLPFLKKFMSADSIATFQSLFGIANSATMGIMSVFVVFGIGYYLSKSYNVEAVFGGAIALVSFLLLTPFVVQPETGDAISGVIPVDRLGAKGMFLGMITAFIAGEIYRTIVQKNITIKMPPGVPPAVAKSFAALIPAVLTLTFFLLVNVIVTAAFDTNLHDVIYKAIQAPLVGLGSGIIPTLIAVFFIQILWFFGLHGQIIINSVMDPIWNTLQVENLTAYTSGQEIPHIISKPFMEIYTVGMGGTGMTLAVVFAILVFMKSKQMKQVAKLGLGPGIFNVNEPIIFGLPIVMNPLIVVPWIISPMIVTLVTYFAMSTGIVPPPTGVTVPWTVPFFINGIMATNSLAGGLMQLVNMAIVFAIWFPFLKVIDRVNVKKEEEEMNKAS, from the coding sequence GTGTTTGAAAAATTAAGCAAATATTTGGTGCCAATAGCAGGGAAATTAAATAACAACCGTTATTTAACTGTTCTGCGTGACGCATTTATGCTGTCATTTCCGTTGACAATTTTCGGGTCCATTTTTGTCGTACTGACAAACCTGCCATTCTTGAAAAAATTCATGAGTGCTGATTCTATTGCAACCTTCCAATCATTATTTGGAATTGCCAACTCTGCAACAATGGGCATCATGTCTGTGTTCGTCGTGTTTGGTATCGGTTATTACCTGTCCAAAAGCTATAATGTGGAGGCTGTGTTTGGCGGTGCAATCGCACTTGTTTCTTTCTTATTATTAACGCCATTCGTCGTTCAGCCTGAGACAGGTGATGCTATTTCCGGGGTTATTCCTGTCGATCGCCTCGGTGCGAAGGGCATGTTCCTTGGTATGATTACAGCATTTATTGCCGGTGAAATTTATCGTACAATCGTGCAAAAGAATATCACTATTAAGATGCCTCCTGGTGTACCGCCAGCAGTGGCAAAATCGTTTGCAGCATTGATTCCTGCCGTTCTTACATTGACTTTCTTCTTGCTTGTGAATGTTATTGTAACAGCAGCTTTCGATACAAATCTGCATGATGTTATTTATAAAGCAATTCAAGCACCGCTTGTAGGCTTGGGCAGCGGCATCATTCCGACACTTATTGCCGTATTCTTCATTCAGATTCTATGGTTCTTTGGTCTTCATGGTCAAATTATCATCAACTCTGTAATGGATCCAATTTGGAACACACTTCAAGTGGAAAACTTGACTGCATATACGAGCGGACAAGAAATCCCTCATATCATTTCAAAACCGTTCATGGAGATTTATACAGTCGGCATGGGTGGTACAGGTATGACACTTGCAGTAGTATTTGCAATCCTTGTATTCATGAAGAGCAAGCAGATGAAGCAAGTAGCAAAACTTGGACTTGGACCTGGTATTTTCAACGTAAATGAACCGATTATCTTCGGTTTGCCAATAGTTATGAACCCATTGATTGTAGTGCCTTGGATTATTTCGCCAATGATTGTTACATTAGTAACCTATTTTGCAATGTCAACTGGAATTGTTCCGCCGCCTACTGGCGTTACCGTGCCATGGACTGTGCCATTCTTCATCAACGGCATCATGGCTACTAACTCCCTTGCAGGAGGACTGATGCAGCTTGTCAATATGGCGATTGTATTTGCAATCTGGTTCCCATTCCTGAAAGTCATTGACCGTGTCAATGTGAAGAAGGAAGAAGAAGAAATGAATAAAGCATCTTAA
- a CDS encoding PTS lactose/cellobiose transporter subunit IIA: protein MEKIDVNTLTAEQINFMLILHSGNARSKIIEALREYRSGNPEAADELLVQAEADLSVAHEIHFKLVQQEASGNKVEFALLLMHAEDHLMSTLSMKELVKELLEIFKEKKL, encoded by the coding sequence ATGGAAAAGATTGATGTTAATACATTAACGGCAGAACAAATCAATTTCATGCTTATCCTTCACAGCGGCAATGCAAGAAGCAAAATCATTGAAGCACTCCGTGAGTATCGTTCTGGGAACCCGGAAGCAGCAGACGAGCTGCTTGTACAGGCAGAGGCAGATTTAAGTGTTGCTCATGAAATTCACTTTAAGCTTGTTCAGCAGGAGGCATCTGGAAACAAGGTGGAATTCGCTCTTCTTCTAATGCATGCAGAAGACCACTTAATGTCTACGCTTTCCATGAAGGAGCTTGTTAAGGAATTGCTGGAAATTTTTAAAGAAAAGAAATTATAA
- a CDS encoding PTS sugar transporter subunit IIB → MKKILLACSAGMSTSLLVTKMEEHAKSVGEDAKIWAVGQDKAKQDMAEADVVLIGPQMSFLKGELQKAADQYGIKVDVIDMMAYGLADGKKAYEQALALMGDK, encoded by the coding sequence ATGAAAAAGATATTACTAGCTTGCAGTGCAGGAATGTCTACTAGTTTACTAGTTACAAAGATGGAAGAACATGCAAAATCAGTTGGAGAAGATGCAAAAATTTGGGCTGTCGGTCAGGACAAAGCTAAGCAAGATATGGCTGAAGCAGATGTAGTTTTGATTGGGCCGCAAATGAGCTTCTTGAAGGGTGAACTTCAAAAAGCAGCAGATCAATATGGAATTAAAGTAGATGTTATCGACATGATGGCATATGGCTTGGCAGACGGTAAAAAAGCGTATGAACAAGCACTTGCTTTAATGGGTGATAAGTAA
- a CDS encoding TetR/AcrR family transcriptional regulator C-terminal domain-containing protein, whose protein sequence is MTRKNVSKETITDAALELLHENGLSHVTMRNVAAKLKIKAPALYWYIKNKQELLQLLAEYISSQFEFPEECKSWEEEIELFSLELRRVLLSVPDGAEIMMDTLPVTRQRLLLIDRTFAIFHRAGLQEDKIFQAVNNINTYVTAYVLDEQKQQRLLEEIGFEAIQEKFSQAIAEISKEEAPYIYHHFLSPNEGLKSKDDFLLSLRVMIKGLQQIQ, encoded by the coding sequence ATGACGAGAAAAAATGTCAGCAAAGAAACGATAACAGATGCGGCCCTTGAGCTGCTTCATGAAAACGGCTTATCGCATGTGACGATGCGAAATGTTGCAGCTAAGCTGAAAATAAAGGCCCCAGCCTTATATTGGTATATAAAAAATAAACAGGAGCTATTGCAGCTGCTTGCTGAATACATATCAAGCCAATTTGAATTTCCGGAAGAATGCAAAAGCTGGGAGGAAGAAATTGAGTTATTCTCCCTTGAATTAAGGAGAGTATTATTGTCTGTTCCCGATGGAGCAGAAATAATGATGGATACATTGCCTGTAACAAGGCAGCGGTTGCTGCTGATTGACAGGACATTCGCCATTTTTCACCGAGCAGGCTTGCAAGAGGACAAAATTTTTCAGGCCGTTAACAATATCAATACATATGTGACGGCATACGTACTCGACGAGCAAAAACAGCAAAGACTGCTTGAAGAAATTGGATTTGAAGCAATCCAAGAGAAGTTCTCCCAAGCTATTGCCGAAATTTCAAAAGAAGAAGCTCCATATATTTATCACCATTTTCTTTCGCCAAATGAAGGTTTGAAGTCAAAGGATGACTTCCTATTAAGTTTACGGGTGATGATAAAAGGACTGCAGCAGATACAATAG
- a CDS encoding MDR family MFS transporter produces MSSNQTKLVPVMIALMLGIFVASLDNTIVATSMGSIIGDLGGMDKYVWVTSAYLVAEMAGMPIFGKLSDMYGRKKFFVFGILLFLAGSVLCGMADSMIQLCIYRAIQGIGGSALMPIAFTIIWDVVPREVRGKMSGIFGAVFGLSSIAGPLLGSFITEQFDWRWIFFINIPIGIIALALIVIFYKESKTHTKQFIDWFGFIFLLGFTIALMFGLELGGESYSWISWQIISLFCLSAVCFIIFLVVERLAKDPILPFNLFKERLYTTTVLTGMFYGGVFMVSTIYIPLYIQGVTGGTATNSGLLLLPMMVTSSIAAALGGSLANKFSYRSIMLTSGIIMAVGTYLLSTLEPSTPRLAVTIYMMVIGLGVGPSFSVLGMAALQKALPQQRGIASSTSNFLRSLGMTLGITVFGVIQRNSFTDGLPAAMQEGAGSAESGSILSPEARAHIPADILKQITDVLADSISTTFLWTFVPLLLSFVFILFMSKEKITDSKLNQQG; encoded by the coding sequence ATGTCTTCTAATCAGACAAAATTAGTTCCTGTTATGATTGCTTTAATGCTTGGTATTTTTGTTGCGTCTCTTGACAACACAATCGTAGCCACTAGCATGGGTTCCATTATCGGTGACTTAGGCGGAATGGATAAATATGTTTGGGTTACTTCCGCTTATTTAGTTGCAGAGATGGCAGGTATGCCGATATTCGGGAAATTATCAGATATGTATGGCAGAAAGAAGTTTTTTGTATTTGGAATTCTCCTATTTCTAGCTGGCTCTGTCCTTTGCGGAATGGCAGACTCGATGATACAGCTATGTATTTACAGGGCAATTCAAGGAATTGGCGGAAGCGCCTTGATGCCTATCGCTTTCACTATTATCTGGGATGTCGTGCCTCGTGAGGTCCGCGGTAAAATGAGCGGTATTTTCGGAGCTGTCTTTGGGTTATCGAGCATCGCCGGTCCTTTATTAGGATCCTTTATTACAGAGCAATTCGATTGGCGCTGGATCTTCTTTATTAACATTCCAATCGGAATTATCGCATTAGCATTAATCGTTATTTTTTATAAAGAATCAAAAACACATACGAAACAATTCATTGATTGGTTCGGATTCATATTTTTGCTCGGCTTTACAATAGCTTTAATGTTTGGACTGGAACTAGGCGGAGAATCCTATTCATGGATTTCATGGCAAATCATTTCCCTGTTTTGTCTATCTGCTGTCTGCTTTATCATCTTTCTTGTAGTGGAAAGATTGGCGAAAGATCCGATTTTGCCATTCAACTTATTTAAAGAACGTCTTTATACAACAACTGTATTAACAGGCATGTTTTACGGCGGTGTATTTATGGTCTCAACTATCTATATCCCCCTTTATATCCAAGGAGTAACTGGTGGAACGGCTACCAACTCAGGGCTGCTTCTTTTGCCAATGATGGTAACATCAAGTATTGCAGCAGCACTTGGCGGATCACTTGCCAATAAATTCAGCTATCGATCCATCATGCTTACTTCCGGAATCATCATGGCTGTCGGAACATATTTGTTAAGCACCCTTGAACCAAGCACACCACGCTTAGCTGTTACTATCTATATGATGGTAATTGGACTTGGAGTAGGACCGTCATTCTCGGTGCTTGGAATGGCTGCGCTGCAGAAAGCTTTACCGCAACAACGCGGAATTGCCAGCTCGACAAGCAATTTTCTCCGGTCACTTGGCATGACACTGGGAATTACTGTTTTCGGAGTAATTCAAAGAAACAGCTTTACTGACGGACTTCCGGCAGCAATGCAGGAAGGAGCAGGCAGCGCAGAAAGCGGAAGTATTCTTTCACCTGAAGCAAGAGCACATATCCCTGCAGATATTCTGAAGCAGATTACAGATGTACTCGCAGACTCAATCAGCACAACTTTCCTGTGGACCTTTGTTCCCCTGCTGCTGTCATTTGTGTTTATCCTGTTCATGAGCAAAGAAAAAATTACCGATTCGAAATTAAATCAACAAGGCTAA